From a region of the Tachypleus tridentatus isolate NWPU-2018 chromosome 1, ASM421037v1, whole genome shotgun sequence genome:
- the LOC143230677 gene encoding uncharacterized protein LOC143230677 isoform X1 has translation MKGRKMPLYTIIKITSPEAGPSSTVFGCKIEEKCDVSDVIENTVVKVKTEPSNSTKDNIISKFSESDNETVDCSQHDVMSLKSEPKEEFQQINCELEGLSVKRGATSPEEGPSFTVFDCKIKEQKCDVTSDTENMYVTVKTEQSDDSTNDDIISMFSESDNETVDCSQHDVMSLKCEPKEELQQINSQLEGLSDLNPYLNNYSGKQFPGHYIVKTKSLVSKSTNYRSLNQSGDNIFDETVLRVNNQKISNISHVESMSCSNNVCDRELGKNHSPELNVKSHKKLYRCEECGKQVVSKSNLKIHLRIHVQDKPHSCNVCGKTFRSNSQLNRHEKIHTGEKPHRCLVCGKNFSTNSYVREHMRIHTGEKPYICVVCNKGYRSNCLLKQHNIVHMEEKPHSCLVCGKKFFKNSNLKIHLRTHTGEKPYSCSVCGKKFFKNSNLKVHLRIHTGEKPYSCSECGKTCLTNSSLKVHLRTHTGEKPYSCLECGKTFSTNSNLKIHLRTHTREKPYNCSECGKTCLTNNGLKMHLRTHTGEKLYSCLLCEKHFLTNSGLNKHKKMHTGDKPYSCVVCHKGFLNKSHLKLHERVHTGVKEYSCVDCDKTFKTKSSLNIHERLHTGEKPYICVVCNKGYRSNCLLKQHNKVHTEEKPHSCLVCGKNFFKNSNLKIHLRTHTGEKPYSCLVCGKTYLTNSSLNVHMRTHTGEKPYRCLVCGKHFLTNSNLKVHTKIHTKKKRYICMVCQEEFPNNGELKRHERIHWDKTLQFCCF, from the exons AACACAGTTGTCAAAGTTAAAACTGAACCAAGTAATTCAACAAAGGATAACATTATTTCCAAGTTCAGTGAGAGTGATAATGAAACTGTTGATTGTTCACAACATGATGTTATGAGTTTGAAAAGTGAACCAAAAGAGGAGTTTCAACAAATTAACTGTGAGTTAGAAGGTTTATCAG TTAAAAGAGGAGCTACCAGCCCAGAAGAAGGACCATCATTTACTGTCtttgattgtaaaataaaagaacaaaagtgTGATGTTACCAGTGATACTGAG AACATGTATGTCACAGTTAAAACTGAACAAAGTGATGATTCAACAAATGATGACATTATTTCCATGTTCAGTGAGAGTGATAATGAAACTGTTGATTGTTCACAACATGATGTTATGAGTTTGAAATGTGAACCAAAAGAGGAGTTACAACAAATTAACTCTCAGTTAGAAGGTTTATCAG ATCTGAATCCATACCTGAACAACTATTCTGGAAAACAGTTTCCTGGACATTATATTGTAAAGACAAAATCTCTTGTTTCAAAGTCAACAAATTACAGGTCACTGAATCAAAGTGGTGATAATATATTTGATGAAACAGTGTTGAGAGTGAATAACCAGAAAATATCTAACATTTCCCATGTTGAATCAATGTCATGCAGTAATaatgtgtgtgacagagaattgGGAAAAAATCATAGTCCAGAATTAAATGTTAAGTCACACAAGAAACTGTACAGATGTGAAGAGTGTGGTAAACAAGTTGTATCAAagagtaatttaaaaatacacctGAGGATACATGTACAGGATAAACCACACAGTTGTAATGTGTGTGGGAAGACATTTAGAAGTAACAGCCAACTTAACAGACATGAGaaaatacacactggagagaaaccacaCAGATGTTTAGTGTGCGGGAAAAATTTTTCCACAAATTCATACGTACGAGAACATATGAGGATACACACTGGAGAAAAACCGTACATTTGTGTAGTGTGTAATAAAGGATATCGAAGCAACTGTTTGCTAAAACAACACAACATAGTACATATGGAGGAAAAACCACACAGCTGTTTAGTGTGTggtaaaaaattttttaaaaatagtaatttaaaaatacatctgagaacacatactggagagaaaccatacagttgttcAGTGTGTggtaaaaaattttttaaaaatagtaatttaaaagtacatctaagaatacatactggggagaaaccatataGTTGTTCAGAGTGtggaaaaacatgtttaacaaaTAGTAGTTTAAAAGTACATCTGAGaacacatactggggagaaaccatacagttgtttaGAGTGTGGAAAAACGTTTTCaacaaatagtaatttaaaaatacatttgagaACACATACTAGAGAGAAACCATACAATTGTTCAGAGTGTGGAAAAACATGCTTAACAAATAATGGTTTGAAAATGCATCTGAGaacacatactggggagaaactaTACAGTTGTTTACTCTGtgagaaacattttttaacaaatagtggtttaaataaacataagaaaatgcATACTGGAGACAAACCGTACAGTTGTGTAGTTTGTCATAAAGGATTTCTAAACAAAAGTCATTTAAAACTACATGAGAGAGTACACACTGGAGTAAAAGAATACAGTTGTGTAGATTGTGATAAAACATTTAAGACTAAAAGTAGTCTTAACATACATGAGAGATTACACACTGGAGAAAAACCGTATATTTGTGTTGTGTGTAACAAAGGATATCGAAGCAACtgtttgttaaaacaacacaacaaagtaCATACGGAGGAAAAACCACACAGCTGTTTAGTGTGTggtaaaaatttttttaaaaatagcaatttaaaaatacatctaagaacacatactggggagaaaccatacagctgTTTAGTGTGTGggaaaacatatttaacaaatagtagtttaaatgtacatatgagaacacatactggggagaaaccatacaggtGCTTAGTGtgtggaaaacattttttaacaaatagtaatttaaaagtaCACACGAAAATACATACTAAGAAGAAACGATATATTTGTATGGTGTGCCAGGAAGAATTTCCTAACAATGGTGAATTAAAACGACATGAGAGAATACACTGGGATAAAAccttacagttttgttgtttctga
- the LOC143230677 gene encoding uncharacterized protein LOC143230677 isoform X2, translated as MSLKSEPKEEFQQINCELEGLSVKRGATSPEEGPSFTVFDCKIKEQKCDVTSDTENMYVTVKTEQSDDSTNDDIISMFSESDNETVDCSQHDVMSLKCEPKEELQQINSQLEGLSDLNPYLNNYSGKQFPGHYIVKTKSLVSKSTNYRSLNQSGDNIFDETVLRVNNQKISNISHVESMSCSNNVCDRELGKNHSPELNVKSHKKLYRCEECGKQVVSKSNLKIHLRIHVQDKPHSCNVCGKTFRSNSQLNRHEKIHTGEKPHRCLVCGKNFSTNSYVREHMRIHTGEKPYICVVCNKGYRSNCLLKQHNIVHMEEKPHSCLVCGKKFFKNSNLKIHLRTHTGEKPYSCSVCGKKFFKNSNLKVHLRIHTGEKPYSCSECGKTCLTNSSLKVHLRTHTGEKPYSCLECGKTFSTNSNLKIHLRTHTREKPYNCSECGKTCLTNNGLKMHLRTHTGEKLYSCLLCEKHFLTNSGLNKHKKMHTGDKPYSCVVCHKGFLNKSHLKLHERVHTGVKEYSCVDCDKTFKTKSSLNIHERLHTGEKPYICVVCNKGYRSNCLLKQHNKVHTEEKPHSCLVCGKNFFKNSNLKIHLRTHTGEKPYSCLVCGKTYLTNSSLNVHMRTHTGEKPYRCLVCGKHFLTNSNLKVHTKIHTKKKRYICMVCQEEFPNNGELKRHERIHWDKTLQFCCF; from the exons ATGAGTTTGAAAAGTGAACCAAAAGAGGAGTTTCAACAAATTAACTGTGAGTTAGAAGGTTTATCAG TTAAAAGAGGAGCTACCAGCCCAGAAGAAGGACCATCATTTACTGTCtttgattgtaaaataaaagaacaaaagtgTGATGTTACCAGTGATACTGAG AACATGTATGTCACAGTTAAAACTGAACAAAGTGATGATTCAACAAATGATGACATTATTTCCATGTTCAGTGAGAGTGATAATGAAACTGTTGATTGTTCACAACATGATGTTATGAGTTTGAAATGTGAACCAAAAGAGGAGTTACAACAAATTAACTCTCAGTTAGAAGGTTTATCAG ATCTGAATCCATACCTGAACAACTATTCTGGAAAACAGTTTCCTGGACATTATATTGTAAAGACAAAATCTCTTGTTTCAAAGTCAACAAATTACAGGTCACTGAATCAAAGTGGTGATAATATATTTGATGAAACAGTGTTGAGAGTGAATAACCAGAAAATATCTAACATTTCCCATGTTGAATCAATGTCATGCAGTAATaatgtgtgtgacagagaattgGGAAAAAATCATAGTCCAGAATTAAATGTTAAGTCACACAAGAAACTGTACAGATGTGAAGAGTGTGGTAAACAAGTTGTATCAAagagtaatttaaaaatacacctGAGGATACATGTACAGGATAAACCACACAGTTGTAATGTGTGTGGGAAGACATTTAGAAGTAACAGCCAACTTAACAGACATGAGaaaatacacactggagagaaaccacaCAGATGTTTAGTGTGCGGGAAAAATTTTTCCACAAATTCATACGTACGAGAACATATGAGGATACACACTGGAGAAAAACCGTACATTTGTGTAGTGTGTAATAAAGGATATCGAAGCAACTGTTTGCTAAAACAACACAACATAGTACATATGGAGGAAAAACCACACAGCTGTTTAGTGTGTggtaaaaaattttttaaaaatagtaatttaaaaatacatctgagaacacatactggagagaaaccatacagttgttcAGTGTGTggtaaaaaattttttaaaaatagtaatttaaaagtacatctaagaatacatactggggagaaaccatataGTTGTTCAGAGTGtggaaaaacatgtttaacaaaTAGTAGTTTAAAAGTACATCTGAGaacacatactggggagaaaccatacagttgtttaGAGTGTGGAAAAACGTTTTCaacaaatagtaatttaaaaatacatttgagaACACATACTAGAGAGAAACCATACAATTGTTCAGAGTGTGGAAAAACATGCTTAACAAATAATGGTTTGAAAATGCATCTGAGaacacatactggggagaaactaTACAGTTGTTTACTCTGtgagaaacattttttaacaaatagtggtttaaataaacataagaaaatgcATACTGGAGACAAACCGTACAGTTGTGTAGTTTGTCATAAAGGATTTCTAAACAAAAGTCATTTAAAACTACATGAGAGAGTACACACTGGAGTAAAAGAATACAGTTGTGTAGATTGTGATAAAACATTTAAGACTAAAAGTAGTCTTAACATACATGAGAGATTACACACTGGAGAAAAACCGTATATTTGTGTTGTGTGTAACAAAGGATATCGAAGCAACtgtttgttaaaacaacacaacaaagtaCATACGGAGGAAAAACCACACAGCTGTTTAGTGTGTggtaaaaatttttttaaaaatagcaatttaaaaatacatctaagaacacatactggggagaaaccatacagctgTTTAGTGTGTGggaaaacatatttaacaaatagtagtttaaatgtacatatgagaacacatactggggagaaaccatacaggtGCTTAGTGtgtggaaaacattttttaacaaatagtaatttaaaagtaCACACGAAAATACATACTAAGAAGAAACGATATATTTGTATGGTGTGCCAGGAAGAATTTCCTAACAATGGTGAATTAAAACGACATGAGAGAATACACTGGGATAAAAccttacagttttgttgtttctga